ATTGCCATAGATACAATGACAAAGCTCAACAAAGCCCGCCTCGACAACCCAATTCATGATACGCACAGGCTGCATTCAGGTGCAAACCTTACCCGAAGAAATGATCGTGGTTATCCTCCTCTACTTCAGATTACCGAAGAAGTCGCGCATGCTGCAGCTCTTGTCGCAGAGGCAGATACGGCAAGCAAATTGGCTGCTGGATCCGCTACACTGGCCACTCGAGCAGAAGGGACGTTCTGGATGAAGGACATCAGACGCCAGGGAACTGTTCCTTGGGGTGATGATGCACAGTATAAAGTGAGTATAAACGAGAAACTTCCTGCCTTCCAATTATGTCACAgtgaccttctccttcctccccccTATCAACCTTGAGAAACGCTTTGACACGTAATCTCTTAACAGGTCTTCCGAAATGTCGTTGATGACTACCATGCTGATCCAACTGGAGCAACGGATTCCACTGCCGCCATCCAAGCCGCCATCAACGACGGTAACCGTTGCGGCGCAGGATGCAACGGATCAACCAGAAAAAATGCTATCGTATACTTTCCTCCAGGGACATATCTCGTTTCCAGCACGATCGAAGTCCTATTTGCGACACAGATCATAGGTGATGCATGTTTAACCTTGTCTTACCATAATTTCATTGATTGTTAACCTACTTAGGCAAACGATTGGCCGACCATCAAAGCAGCGAGCAGTTTCGTAGGCCTGGGAGTACTCTCAACTAACAAGTATGTGGGTGGTACTGGGCCTGATGGCGGTGATGCCGAATACTATGTCAACACCGCACGGTTCTACAGCCAAATTCGCAACATCCGTATCGATATCACATCCACGGACCCAAATGCGTATGTCTGTGCCATCCACTACCAGATAGCACAAGCTACTAGTCTGCAGGAAGTGGAGTTAATTGCTACGACTGGGACCACACAACAAGGGATATGTATGTTCGCCTTCAATTCGACCGTTTTGGTATTGACACTAGGACAGTCTCAGAGAATGGAAGTGGGGGCATCATGTCCGACATCACATTTCGGGGTGGTAATTTTGGCTTCTGTGAGTCGCCAATTCCAATCCCGGTTCCGCCCCTATGGGCTGACAAGACAGATGGTGGAAACCAACAGTTTAGTGCTTATCGAATGACCTTTATTGGCTGTTCGACGGCCGTTCAAATTATCTGGGATTGGGCCTGGGTCTGGAAATCCCTCCACATCCAAGGTGCTGATGTTGGATTTCGTCTTATCAATAGCGATGGTGGCGGCAATATTGGTTCTGTGTCCTTCGTTGACTCCATATTCGCTGATGTGACTACCGCCATAATCTTAGCACCCGCATCTGCAACTCCTGGTTCTGGTACCACCGGTTTGATCTTGGATAATACTAGGATCGATGGACCCATCGTGGATACTGCTGGTACGACGTATTTGGGGGCCGGATATTATGACAATTGGGTCCTCGGCGCTACATACACAGGTGGGACACGATCTTGGACATCAGGGGCTTCTCTTTCATATCCTCGAGAAGAATCACTACTCGGGAAGAGGGTTTCTGGCCTAAATGATCTGCCATATTTCGAGCGAAAGAAAAACCAGTACGCAGATAGGTCCATCGGTGATTTTGTCCAGCTTAAATCCCTCGGTGCCAGAGGTCGGTTTGCCTACTCCTCATCCTGTCTTCTTACTAACTGGACGCAGGTGATGGTGTCACGGATGATACGGCTGCCATCCAACGCGCATTTAACGACTACGGGGATGGAAACAAAATTATATTCGTGGATGCTGGCACTTATATACTGACTGATACAGTGGTACTTCCTAAAGACGCTAAAATTCATGGAGAAGCATGGTCACAATTTGCTGCTTTTGGGAACTCGTTCTCCGATGCAAGGTATGTCATATTTCAGTAAAGACAGAACAGTATCGCTAACGCAAGTGGTCTTAGTAACCCACGGGTGATGCTCCAGATCGGTAATAGAGGGGATGTCGGTACTGTAGAAATGCAGGACTTAATTTTAACGACGAAAGGTGGCACGGCCGGGGTGGTATTGATGCAGTGGAATGTTAAAGCAGCTAGCCCAGGGTCTGCTGCACTATGGGGTATGTGAAGCCACATATCCTACGTCCTCCGTACATTAAACTTACAGTCGCCTCGTGCTAGATGTTCATGTTCGCATTGGGGGTGCTACTGGAACTTCTCTAACTCCACAAGAATGTCCCGCCTTGACAGGTGGAACGAATCCGGCATCTTGCCAGGCGGCAAGTCTCATGCTTCACCTTACGCCGGAGGCCTCAGGATATTTTGAAAATATGTGGCTCTGGGTGGCTGACCACATGATAGAGTATGCCTGTCTCCTATGCTCCTGCGAAAGTATGATGCTGGTATATGAGGTTACTGTTTGCTAACATCAGGTTTACCATCAACAGTGACCCTGACCTCGATGATGCTTACAATAATATGGTTCGTGTTTCGCCGCAAGTCACCGCAGTCAAGTGCCGTTCCTACTGACTTGACACTAGGCTCAGGTTAGTGTATATGTCGCCCGTGGAATGTTGATCGAAAGTACCTCTGCTACTTGGCTCTATGGCACATCCTCAGAGCACAGCGTCTTCTATCAATACAATTTCCACCGCGCCCGTAATATCTTCACCACCATAATTCAAACAGAACCACCCTACTACCAGCCCAACCCTagaccaccagcaccattTAATAACCAAGTCGGTCTTTATGATTCGGATCCAGCTTATAGCTGCAGCGGTGGAAGTTTCAACGGCTGCGACGAGGCCTGGGCAGTCATCATCACGGAGAGCCAAAATATCAACATTGGCAGCGCGGGTACATACTCCTGGTTTAGCTCTTACACTCAAGACTGCATCGACCGTCATGCTTGCCAGGAGACCTTGTGGCGCCTGGACAACAATTACGATAATGTCCGTTTACAGCATATTATCGCTATTGGAGCGAAGTATATTTTGGTGTCTGATGGTCAGGGGATTTTGTCTACTGATAACCTGGGAGTCACGACTCATCCAGCGTGGGCTCAGGTATCAATATTCGATGTCCCCTCTCGTGGCCAAGCACCGCTGAATGTCTCTTCTCGGCTGCTTTAATCTGCCGACCATGAACGGACATATAGTTATTGAGACGTATTTATAGTTTATCATATGATCTCGCCTGATTCTCCATTTGTTGGTCCTGTCGCTTCTGAAGTTAGTTATCAAGAGGTGAGGAGGCGGGTTTTAGGGCTAACTGAAACGTTAGACCAGGGCAAACCTTGGGATAAGGCGCGGGGCAACCCGACAGACGTATAGTTAATCTACAGCGATCTACTTCGCAGAACTTCGCAGTCCATGCCATGCTATCTGGGTGTCAATCTCCATAGTAGTATTTGCTTATAATTTATCAAGTTTCCTGCCTGTAAAAGGCCGTCTATTAGGAATTGATCACATGCTCAAGTCGTTGTGTATAGTTAGGTGCATTATGTGTATTATGTAATACACGAGattattaactagttaactattTATGCGTGCTTATCCTTATCCTGAGGCCATCATTCGGCGCCGCCCCATTTTTAATCTGACCTCTCATTCCTCGTGCGCTTCACCTGGAATTGGCCCGGAATTATTGAGATGGACAGTGATCGGCATTCCCAAGGCTCTTGTGCTCACCTGCTACGATAATAATGGCCCGCGGTCCTCGACTCCGAATTCCTGTCAGCCTGATGGCCTTCTAACATTCACAGTGACTTCTGCGACTGCTGTTCGTTCCCCTTTGTTGGTGTCTCGCACTAGGCAAAAGTGTCCACTTGTCGACTTAGCCTCGATCGTTaatttcctcttcgtcccAATCTTTTGCTGCCTTGCTCCACTTGGGCTCGGTTTTAGAAGCTGGAACTTCCCATGGGCTCTTTCTTTACTTGTGAAACGGACTAAACGCGTCATCGCAGCTCCTCAGATCTTCGAAAGCCTCCTAGGCGTGGCCCGATGATCCTCCATATTCTCTCCCTTTAAGAACAAGCGACAACGTCGATCTTCTCTCCGCCCCTTCTGACCTTACCCGTTCATCTGGCTacgttttcttttttcgcCAATTCTTCGCCGCTCCTTTAAACGCCCCTCCTTCCCCCTTCGAACCGAGCGCTGAGCTATATCTATACCTCACCCCCACGCCGGCGACACGAgagcagaaagagaaggataCACAAGAGGCGACCCGAAGATGCATGGAACTCTCAAAGCTCGGCCGGTTTACGTATAATCAAGTCTCGCAAAACTTCACTGTTAGGAAGAATGAGTTCCCACCGCGGTATCCGTCGCCGTATCGCCGTGGTCGCAACCCTTCTCACCGTTTTCCTCATCTACCACTTCACATTCGGGACCGTCCCCGACACGACAACCACGTCCTCACATAATGCACACGGCAGTTCCAACCAGAAGACCCAGTGTCCTCCACTCCCGGGGATTGAAGATGTCCTCGTTATTATGAAAACCGGCGTCACAGAAGCCCTCGATAAAGTCCCTGTGCACTTCCAAACAACCCTCCGCTGCATCCCCAACTACGTCATCTTCTCCGActtcgaggaggaaatcaatgGGGTCAAAATCCACGATGCCCTCCGCGGCGTCGACCCCGTCGTGAAAGACACAGTCGCAGACTTCCAAATCTACAACCGCCTCCAAGAGCACGGCCGCAAAGGTCTCGAATCGCAAGACTTTGCCGACGAGGCAAACTCCGCCATTGGCAAACCAAACAACCCCGGCTGGAAGCTAGATAAATGGAAGTTCCTTCCCATGGTCAAGGAATCGTACCTGCGCAAGCCAGACGCCAAATGGTACGTGTTCATGGAAGCAGACACATACTACTCGTGGCCAACTCTCCTCGCATGGCTAGAGCGCTTCGACGCCTCTAAGCCGTTCTACATCGGGACGGAAACCCAAATCGCGGACGTCATTTTCGCGCACGGCGGCTCGGGCTTCATGATCTCCAACCCGGCCATGAAGCGCACGGTGGACGAATACGACGACAACTTCGCCGAGCTGCACGAGTACACCGATACCCATTGGGCCGGGGACTGCGTGCTAGGGAAAGTCCTCTCGAACGTCGGCGTCGACCTGACGTTCTCATGGCCAATTCTTCAAAACACGAACATCGGGGAGCTCGACGAGTTCACAACGGGGTTCTACAGACGGCCGTGGTGTTTCCCAGCCGTCGCTTTCCACCACTTGTCACCCAGTGATGTCAAGTTTCTGCACGACTTTGAGCAGCGGAGGTTAGCAAAGGTAAACTATTCACGATACCCCcctgcctttttttttttttgtatgATCCATTGGCTGATAATCCTATTTTATCTGTGTAGGGTTCAAAACCTCTTCTGCATAGCGACGTTTTCAAGGAGCTTATCTTTCCCGAACTCTCCAACGTCCGAGATGGCTGGGATAACCTTAGTGACAAGGAACAATCGTCAGCATCTACATTCCAGGAATGCCAGTCCTACTGCGAGAAATCCAC
The nucleotide sequence above comes from Aspergillus puulaauensis MK2 DNA, chromosome 3, nearly complete sequence. Encoded proteins:
- a CDS encoding glycoside hydrolase family 55 protein (COG:S;~EggNog:ENOG410PHH9;~InterPro:IPR012334,IPR011050,IPR024535;~SECRETED:SignalP(1-28);~antiSMASH:Cluster_3.8), yielding MVRIQFLRVLGACTLLQAFTSLVSDVDGLATPRKEESPSIFYSRGEFGSHHSLLNEATEESIDDAREVVRIAIDTMTKLNKARLDNPIHDTHRLHSGANLTRRNDRGYPPLLQITEEVAHAAALVAEADTASKLAAGSATLATRAEGTFWMKDIRRQGTVPWGDDAQYKVFRNVVDDYHADPTGATDSTAAIQAAINDGNRCGAGCNGSTRKNAIANDWPTIKAASSFVGLGVLSTNKYVGGTGPDGGDAEYYVNTARFYSQIRNIRIDITSTDPNAYVCAIHYQIAQATSLQEVELIATTGTTQQGIFSENGSGGIMSDITFRGGNFGFYGGNQQFSAYRMTFIGCSTAVQIIWDWAWVWKSLHIQGADVGFRLINSDGGGNIGSVSFVDSIFADVTTAIILAPASATPGSGTTGLILDNTRIDGPIVDTAGTTYLGAGYYDNWVLGATYTGGTRSWTSGASLSYPREESLLGKRVSGLNDLPYFERKKNQYADRSIGDFVQLKSLGARGDGVTDDTAAIQRAFNDYGDGNKIIFVDAGTYILTDTVVLPKDAKIHGEAWSQFAAFGNSFSDASNPRVMLQIGNRGDVGTVEMQDLILTTKGGTAGVVLMQWNVKAASPGSAALWDVHVRIGGATGTSLTPQECPALTGGTNPASCQAASLMLHLTPEASGYFENMWLWVADHMIEFTINSDPDLDDAYNNMAQVSVYVARGMLIESTSATWLYGTSSEHSVFYQYNFHRARNIFTTIIQTEPPYYQPNPRPPAPFNNQVGLYDSDPAYSCSGGSFNGCDEAWAVIITESQNINIGSAGTYSWFSSYTQDCIDRHACQETLWRLDNNYDNVRLQHIIAIGAKYILVSDGQGILSTDNLGVTTHPAWAQVSIFDVPSRGQAPLNVSSRLL
- a CDS encoding glycosyltransferase family 31 protein (COG:S;~EggNog:ENOG410QEGN;~InterPro:IPR003378;~antiSMASH:Cluster_3.8;~go_component: GO:0016020 - membrane [Evidence IEA];~go_function: GO:0016757 - transferase activity, transferring glycosyl groups [Evidence IEA]), which translates into the protein MSSHRGIRRRIAVVATLLTVFLIYHFTFGTVPDTTTTSSHNAHGSSNQKTQCPPLPGIEDVLVIMKTGVTEALDKVPVHFQTTLRCIPNYVIFSDFEEEINGVKIHDALRGVDPVVKDTVADFQIYNRLQEHGRKGLESQDFADEANSAIGKPNNPGWKLDKWKFLPMVKESYLRKPDAKWYVFMEADTYYSWPTLLAWLERFDASKPFYIGTETQIADVIFAHGGSGFMISNPAMKRTVDEYDDNFAELHEYTDTHWAGDCVLGKVLSNVGVDLTFSWPILQNTNIGELDEFTTGFYRRPWCFPAVAFHHLSPSDVKFLHDFEQRRLAKGSKPLLHSDVFKELIFPELSNVRDGWDNLSDKEQSSASTFQECQSYCEKSTDCVQFVMRGGKCYTGATPRLGSSSSDARSGWVINKIQKMVKQAPKCARPDFGR